A genomic region of Leptotrichia hofstadii contains the following coding sequences:
- a CDS encoding DUF4153 domain-containing protein, with the protein MGKITEKFKKLFGYFKGGADRFRVTVVFTLMVFGLVVLTTELENLNYEKLSVVSSSLMEINKCFVLGIFLTAMFEVIREQYFEERKKWIIRTIYTVLTVIIGFGAYVLSFVVYNFEIGFWMLLPVSILIFLLVPILKNENKEKYLQSVFVNFVVSLIFATVLYIGISLILVTITALFGFEMFYGFVLRFYMYSWVFVFDVLGVSLFLSLLKKPNDNLESYDFPYILKMLIKFVITPLIIIYTGILYVYLATVVISMKLPKGLISHLVLWYTAFSLIIIILITPLAKNDKFLGNFKKYFPYFSIPLIFASLFAIFQRIYQYGITENRYYVLLLIFWLFFCMILYIRKSKVTGVFVSLIICLIIAVYTPFSAEKVSVYSQSQRLKRMLVKYGALKDGKVSKITQNLTNRQGNELYTAIDYISTRQSSSVKNLGLKNSAGKIYQTSHDLEKDLGIKDSWREYYSYGIEDDDDRESYDERKVITYNLKTNENISAILETNGYDNVIHYRKDWGESSTQTNESDKYKVVILNKIITISSKNGTELAKFNYEDIIKQVSAKLKTLKLENIGSQDEEYKVPQKDFEYIGTAGNISYKISLQSIYEEIKDGKMTDMNYEFDFMFSEKK; encoded by the coding sequence ATGGGAAAAATTACAGAAAAATTTAAGAAGTTATTTGGATATTTTAAGGGAGGGGCTGATAGATTTAGAGTGACGGTTGTTTTTACGTTAATGGTTTTTGGATTAGTTGTTTTGACTACAGAACTTGAGAATCTTAATTATGAAAAGCTTTCTGTTGTTTCTTCAAGCTTGATGGAGATAAATAAATGCTTTGTGCTTGGTATTTTTTTAACTGCGATGTTTGAAGTTATTAGGGAACAATATTTTGAAGAAAGAAAAAAATGGATAATTAGAACTATTTATACAGTTTTAACTGTTATTATTGGGTTTGGAGCTTATGTTCTGAGTTTTGTTGTTTATAATTTTGAAATCGGATTTTGGATGTTATTACCTGTTTCAATATTAATTTTTCTTTTAGTGCCTATTTTAAAAAATGAAAATAAGGAAAAATATTTGCAGTCTGTGTTTGTAAATTTTGTTGTATCATTAATTTTTGCAACTGTGCTTTATATCGGAATTTCATTAATTTTAGTGACAATTACTGCATTGTTTGGGTTTGAGATGTTTTATGGCTTTGTTTTAAGATTTTATATGTATTCGTGGGTGTTTGTATTTGATGTTCTGGGAGTATCGCTTTTCTTATCGTTGTTGAAAAAGCCTAATGATAATTTGGAAAGTTATGATTTTCCGTATATTTTAAAAATGCTGATAAAATTTGTAATTACTCCGCTAATTATTATTTATACTGGGATTTTATATGTTTATCTTGCAACTGTAGTTATATCTATGAAATTACCAAAGGGGCTAATTTCTCATCTTGTCCTTTGGTACACAGCGTTTAGCCTTATTATTATCATTTTGATAACCCCACTTGCTAAAAATGACAAATTTTTAGGTAATTTTAAAAAATATTTTCCATATTTTTCTATACCTTTAATTTTTGCTTCACTGTTTGCAATTTTTCAAAGAATTTACCAGTATGGAATTACAGAAAACCGATATTATGTGCTTCTTCTCATATTCTGGCTATTTTTCTGCATGATTTTATACATAAGAAAATCAAAAGTGACAGGAGTTTTTGTAAGTTTGATTATTTGTTTAATAATTGCTGTTTATACTCCATTTAGTGCAGAAAAAGTGAGTGTTTACAGTCAAAGTCAAAGACTGAAGAGAATGCTTGTAAAATATGGAGCTTTAAAAGATGGAAAAGTTTCCAAAATTACACAAAACTTGACTAATAGACAAGGAAATGAACTTTATACAGCGATTGACTATATATCTACTAGACAAAGCTCATCGGTTAAAAATCTTGGATTAAAAAATTCTGCTGGAAAAATCTATCAAACTTCTCATGATTTGGAAAAGGATTTGGGAATTAAAGATTCTTGGAGAGAGTATTATTCTTATGGTATTGAAGATGATGATGACAGAGAAAGTTATGATGAAAGAAAAGTAATTACATATAACTTAAAGACAAATGAAAATATTTCGGCTATTTTGGAAACAAATGGCTATGATAATGTCATTCATTACCGAAAAGACTGGGGAGAATCATCTACTCAGACAAATGAATCTGATAAATACAAAGTTGTCATTCTAAATAAAATAATAACAATAAGTTCTAAAAATGGTACAGAACTTGCGAAATTTAATTACGAAGATATAATAAAGCAAGTATCAGCAAAATTAAAAACTTTGAAACTCGAAAATATAGGAAGTCAAGATGAAGAATACAAAGTTCCTCAAAAAGACTTTGAATATATTGGAACAGCAGGAAATATAAGTTACAAAATTTCATTACAAAGTATTTATGAAGAAATAAAAGATGGGAAAATGACAGATATGAATTATGAATTTGATTTTATGTTTTCTGAGAAAAAATAA